The following DNA comes from Desulfuromonas sp..
GCGAGTACAACGTGGCCGGAGCCGATATCGAGTTGGGCATCGTTAAAACCCTGCTCGAAAGGGATATCAGCTCCACGGGCTACGGCCTTGCCAACGACTACGGCGGGGCCACCGACGGCGACGGCGACGTTCTCAACCCCCGAGCGGTGAAGGGATCGGAGGGCGACCGTTTCGGCGGGTCGGATTCTTTGACCCTCATGGGAACCGCCCTGGGGGTCAACTCCCGACAGTCTATGGGCTGGACCTACATGGATGCTGTCGACCCCACCTTCGCCCAGTGGTCGGACTCCCGGGAGAACATCGAGGCGGGGGATCGGGTGATAATGATGCAGCCCGATACCAAGGCCCTTTTGACCGAGGGGGGAAAGTGGCTGTTCAAATTCAATTACAATTACGCCGATCCCGCCGCCGTGGCAGTCGACGAGCGCATCACCACGGTTGACGGGGGGACGACCTTTTCGGGGGCGGAGATCGGAACCCTGGTATATGGCCTCTATGGCCAGGGAAGTAGCGACGATGATGACCACGCTGACCTGAAACCCTATTACGTCGTCAAGTATTACCTGCCGGATGACGCCGGGAGCAACGACCCCGGGGTGTGCGCTCCCGGAACCAGGAGCCTGCTGCGGGCCGAGAGCAGAAAGGCCGATGACAACGATGATCCCCTGAGCACGCCGAGTCCGCTTCTGGCCTGCGTTCGGGATTTTCAGGTCACCTTCGGCCTGGACAAAGACGAGGACGGCACCATCGATGACTGGGATGACGGCGGCGCCGATCACGCCAACGGCTATAGTGCGGACAACCTGCGCAAGCGCCTCAAGCAGGTTCGGGTCTATATCCTGGTGCAGTCCGGCAGCCCCGACCCGGACTATACCTACCCCCTGGCCAGCGTGCGGGTGGGGGAGGCCACAATCGACTCGGGTCGGGACGTCGCTTTGACCGCAGAACAGAGGAGGTACCGGTGGAAACTACTCACCCTGAACATCGCCCCCAGAAACCTCAAATGAGCCCAGGCCGTCTCGGAAACCAGCGGGGCATCGCCCTGATCCTTGCCTTGCTGATGAGCTTCGCGATCATGGCCATGGTTACCGGGGTGCTTTACGTCGTCAGCCAGTCGACCCAACTCTCTACCGCGGGCAAGGGGTACGCCACTGCCGAAGAGGCGGCCGACGGGGCGATCAACGTGATGAAGGACGCCGTCAACCTGACCCTCTGGGGAGAGCCGGTGGCCGATGTGTTGCCCGATGTCAATTGCGTCGATAGCGCCGGCAACGACCTGGGCTACAAGCTCGATACGGCGATCCTCAACCAGAACAGCGAATGCACCACCACCATGAATCTCGGCTCGACGGTTCTCGGCGGCAATTTCAGCGCCATGGTGACCATCGAGCGGCTCTTCAGCAAGGCCCTGCCAGGCGGGCGGCTCGAATTCGCCCGCTCGGCGGGGGGGCTGTCGAGCACGGCCATATTCTTCCGGATCAGCGCCACGGTGACCGGTCCTAACAGAACCCGGGCAGAGAACTCCGCCCTGTACCGCTTCGCCGGGTAAAAGGAGGCTAGAGGCATGAGATACCTGCTGACCCTGTTGCTGACCCTGTTCTTTGCGGCCCCGGGCGTCCTCCACGCCGCCATGGACAGCTACTGCAGCGCGCCCCCGTATGTGACCCGCACCGTGGCGCCGAACATCATGATTTTGATGGATAATTCCAACGACATGATGGATTCGGCGTACCCGGAAGACTACGACTCCAGCAAGGACTACATCGGCTATTTCCATCCGACGGGCTGCTACAGTTACTCGAGCAACAAGTTCGAGGAACTGCTCAACACCTCGGGGAGCCCCAGCCGCTCCTACCTTGCGACGGAAACCTGCCCCGCGGCCGCCCCTTTCCGCGGCAAACTGATGAACTGGGCGACGATGTCCCGGTTCGACGTGCTGCAGAAGGTTCTGATCGGTGGCAATTCCGCCTCCAAACAGGGAAACGCCCACACCCTGGTCAGCATCAGCGGCGCCAGTTGGCCGGACCGGAGCGATACGACCTCGGGCTGTGTTTTTCAGGTCAACAACGGCAACCTGACCATTACCGAGACGGTGCCCAATGCGTGTTCGCTTTTGGACAGCCCCCCGGTCCCCATTGCCATGGAGTCGTCAGACGTCCTGCCCGGGGACGTGGGCGAAGTCGCCCCCCGAAGCCTGGAGCTGCTCCTTTCCGACTATGCCCAAGCCGTCTCGGACGGGGCCAAGGGGGCCTTTGCTTCGGCTTCGGACTTCTGGGACAATCTGGAGTTGGTTCCGTCGGCCTGGGCGGGGGCCTGTTCCTCCATCACGGTCGGCTCTCTTAATGGAACTGTCGGATCCCCCTTTTCCCTGACCCTGACCCTTCCTGAGAACGCGGCGAACAAGACGGCGACCTGGACGACCACCACCATGCCGGCTTGGCTCGGAAGCCCGACCTACAGCAAGTACAACAACAAACTCACCAACGGCGTCGCCACCTGGACGGGAACACCGACGGCCGCGGGGAGCTTCCCTTTTGAGGTCTCGGTGACCTCCACGTCCTGCACCGGAACCAGCACCATCAGCGGCAACGTCGTCATCTCCCCCGAAGACCTGAAGATCAACCATGTCAGCCCCCTCCCCGACGGAAACCTCGACAACCCTTACACCCTCGAACTCCACGGGCAGGGAGGGATCGGGGCCTTGAGCTGGATGGCCGCCGGGCTTCCGGCGGGCCTTTCGATCGGCACGGCCACCGTCGGGTCGGTGACGAACTACTACATCTCCGGGACCCCGACAGTCGCGGGGACCTCCACGGTGACCCTGACCCTCTCGGACAGCAGCGGCGACAGCCTGACCCAGGATTTCGAGCTCTCCATCGTCGAAGGGCTGACAGTCACGACCAACTCTCTGCCCGGCGGGCAGGAGGGAGAGCCCTATGCCACCACCCTGTCGGCACAAGGCGGCTCCCCTGCCTATACCTGGTCGATCGTCGCCGGATCCCTCCCCTCCGGGGTGAGCATGAATTCCTCCGGGGTCTTCAGCGGAACGATCGCCGCCGGGGCGGCTGGGAGTTACCCGATCACC
Coding sequences within:
- a CDS encoding PilW family protein, whose translation is MKAESIQRSAPRGMHGFRRLLAILTCRNDQRGFSLTEMLITVGIFSVIMGGAYGAFITQMKHSTREYNVAGADIELGIVKTLLERDISSTGYGLANDYGGATDGDGDVLNPRAVKGSEGDRFGGSDSLTLMGTALGVNSRQSMGWTYMDAVDPTFAQWSDSRENIEAGDRVIMMQPDTKALLTEGGKWLFKFNYNYADPAAVAVDERITTVDGGTTFSGAEIGTLVYGLYGQGSSDDDDHADLKPYYVVKYYLPDDAGSNDPGVCAPGTRSLLRAESRKADDNDDPLSTPSPLLACVRDFQVTFGLDKDEDGTIDDWDDGGADHANGYSADNLRKRLKQVRVYILVQSGSPDPDYTYPLASVRVGEATIDSGRDVALTAEQRRYRWKLLTLNIAPRNLK